Proteins from a genomic interval of Fibrobacter sp.:
- a CDS encoding LysR family transcriptional regulator: MTLQQLRYAIGIAKVGSFNKAAEALFISQPSLTAAIHDLEDEIGIVIFNRSSRGVTLTPEGEEFIAQANQLYHHYETVLENYSKTEQKKKKFAVSTQHYSFAVKSFVDLVKRYNIDDYEFAIRETKTKDVIDDVAALKSEIGILYLSDFNRKYITYLLKEHDLEFHKLIDCHAYAYMWKDHPLAKKKSVNLEDLSQYPCLSFEQSESGSYYFAEEILSTNEYHKTIKANDRATMLNLMVGLNGYTLCSGIISEEINGSDYVAVPFKDAKGEDDRTMEIGYITKKNFMLSTICRFYIQEMEKYLQNYTRTPNVDA, encoded by the coding sequence ATGACTCTTCAGCAACTTCGTTACGCTATCGGTATTGCAAAGGTTGGTTCCTTCAATAAGGCCGCCGAAGCCTTGTTTATTTCTCAGCCGTCCTTGACCGCTGCTATCCATGACCTGGAAGATGAAATCGGTATCGTCATTTTCAATCGTTCCAGCCGCGGTGTTACTCTCACACCCGAAGGTGAAGAATTTATTGCCCAGGCAAATCAGCTCTATCATCATTACGAAACGGTCCTTGAAAACTACAGTAAGACTGAACAGAAAAAGAAAAAGTTTGCCGTGTCCACACAGCATTATTCCTTTGCCGTAAAGTCCTTTGTGGACCTGGTGAAGCGTTATAATATCGATGATTATGAATTTGCCATTCGCGAGACCAAGACCAAGGATGTCATTGATGATGTGGCTGCTCTCAAGAGTGAAATCGGTATCCTGTACCTCAGCGATTTTAATCGCAAGTACATTACTTACCTGCTTAAGGAACACGATCTGGAATTCCATAAGCTGATTGATTGCCACGCCTATGCCTACATGTGGAAGGATCATCCCCTGGCCAAGAAGAAGTCTGTGAACCTTGAGGACTTGAGCCAGTATCCCTGCCTTTCCTTTGAACAGAGTGAAAGCGGCAGCTATTATTTTGCAGAAGAAATTCTCAGTACCAATGAATACCATAAGACCATCAAGGCTAACGATCGTGCCACTATGCTAAACCTGATGGTGGGCCTTAACGGTTATACGCTTTGCTCCGGTATCATTAGTGAAGAAATCAATGGTTCCGATTACGTGGCGGTTCCTTTCAAGGATGCCAAGGGTGAAGACGATCGCACCATGGAAATTGGTTACATCACCAAGAAGAACTTTATGCTTAGCACCATTTGTAGATTCTATATCCAGGAAATGGAAAAGTATCTGCAGAACTATACAAGAACTCCAAATGTAGATGCCTAA